Proteins encoded together in one Amblyraja radiata isolate CabotCenter1 chromosome 11, sAmbRad1.1.pri, whole genome shotgun sequence window:
- the gpr151 gene encoding G-protein coupled receptor 151 yields the protein MEKFPVQMINLNTPNGSNDVALLDGGYQNTEPKQLNIATPLVLAFICVVGFAGNVLVIAVLINKTRKGRTSMINSLILNLSAADLLIMAFCVPFRAVAYSRPVWTLGWFTCNTVDWFLQSCMAAKSFTLATLAKACFMYVSHPSKQVQIRHQKVAVLIVCIWALAFILSAPHWITASVSSESKKPMCVLDWPQRASKFLAVFAKLYPALVYCLPVICTFAYHWKAFWRCKRRGAKNQNLRNQIRGKRLNDMLFGVSLAFATMCAPEWVVWLWIRHIHKDDPSPPAAFVLFSQVLVFSISSVNPLIFVVRSEEFKEGFMGVWKRLISSKPRTSPSLSGAQPEPPRSESLPTNQYQQEKAVQVPDSDIAQENAESPTNKTDNIVLSDMEQFWEERHKAVASVEEDPIPWEHQSGSDAPCPDTGNKM from the coding sequence ATGGAGAAATTTCCAGTTCAAATGATCAATCTCAACACTCCCAATGGTAGCAATGATGTCGCCCTATTGGACGGAGGATATCAAAATACCGAGCCCAAACAGCTGAACATTGCGACCCCGTTGGTTTTAGCCTTCATCTGTGTGGTCGGTTTTGCTGGAAATGTCCTGGTTATTGCAGTTTTGATCAACAAAACAAGGAAGGGTCGAACTTCGATGATAAATTCGTTGATACTCAACTTGAGCGCGGCTGACCTCCTGATTATGGCGTTTTGTGTCCCCTTCAGGGCCGTGGCTTACTCCAGGCCGGTCTGGACTCTCGGCTGGTTTACATGCAACACGGTGGATTGGTTCTTGCAGAGCTGCATGGCCGCCAAAAGTTTCACCTTAGCCACGCTGGCCAAAGCTTGTTTCATGTACGTTTCACACCCGTCCAAGCAAGTCCAAATCAGGCATCAGAAAGTCGCCGTGCTCATTGTGTGTATCTGGGCGCTGGCGTTCATCCTCTCCGCGCCTCACTGGATCACCGCGAGTGTCAGCAGTGAATCGAAGAAGCCGATGTGTGTTCTTGACTGGCCGCAACGCGCATCCAAATTTCTGGCGGTATTTGCAAAGTTGTACCCCGCGTTGGTTTACTGCCTTCCTGTGATCTGTACTTTCGCTTATCACTGGAAGGCTTTCTGGAGATGCAAGCGCAGAGGAGCTAAAAACCAGAACCTGCGGAATCAGATTAGAGGGAAGCGACTGAACGACATGCTTTTCGGAGTCAGCCTGGCCTTCGCCACCATGTGCGCTCCAGAATGGGTGGTGTGGCTGTGGATTCGCCACATCCACAAGGACGACCCTTCGCCACCTGCAGCTTTCGTCCTGTTCTCTCAAGTCCTAGTGTTCAGCATCTCTTCGGTTAATCCGCTCATCTTCGTGGTGAGGTCTGAAGAGTTTAAAGAAGGGTTCATGGGCGTTTGGAAAAGGCTGATCTCCAGTAAGCCGCGTACATCTCCCAGTCTCTCGGGTGCACAGCCCGAGCCGCCCAGATCAGAGAGTCTCCCGACCAACCAGTATCAGCAAGAGAAAGCGGTCCAAGTCCCAGACAGCGATATCGCCCAAGAAAACGCGGAGAGCCCCACAAATAAAACGGACAACATCGTCCTGTCCGATATGGAACAATTTTGGGAGGAGAGACACAAGGCGGTCGCTAGTGTCGAAGAAGACCCGATTCCCTGGGAACATCAGAGTGGATCAGATGCACCGTGCCCCGACACCGGCAACAAGATGTGA